In Bradyrhizobium sp. WD16, the genomic stretch CACAGGACGCGGCTTCCGGACATAAAGGCTCCAATCGGCAAAAGAGACGGAGCCGATCAGAGAATGCCAGCAATGGCGGCAAGCAACAGAAATGACCGAAGATCGTGCTATCGGATACCGTCGCGAAGAAAAAGGAGGGAAGCCATGTCGCGGAGCATCAGGAGCATCATGCCAGCGATCAGCTTGAGCGCTTACCTAACAAAACCACAGACCGTATAATGGCTCTATCTTGCGCTGAAAGAAGCACGGCGCGTCTGAAATTTGGATAATTGCCCGATGACAACAGTGAGCCGCCCCGATCTGACCGACATCCATAGAGGTGATTGGGTGGATCGGCTATTGCCGCAGGTGATGCGGCCCTATACTCGTCTTGCGCGGCTGGATCGGCCTGTGGGAATTTGGCTGACGCTTTTCCCGTGCTGGGCCGCATTGTTTCAGGCTACGCATGGCTTGCCTGACATCCGTGATCTGCTGGTGTTTACACTCGGCGCCTTCTTGATGCGCAGTGCCGGCTCGACGATCAACGACATGGCTGACCGCAACTTCGATGGTCATGTCGAGCGCACGAGGTTCCGGCCACTGGCGAAGGGCGAGATCAGCCTGATCCGGGCCATGGTCTTTCTTGCCGTGGAGTTGACGCTTGCTGCAACGCTGCTGGTCTTCCTGACGCCGTTTGCCAGCCTTCTGGCGATTGGCGTCCTGCCGCTGGTGGCGCTCTATCCGTTCTGCAAACGCTTCACCCATTGGCCACAAGCGGTTCTGGGTGCTGCCTTCAACTGGGGAATGTTGGTGGCCTGGGCGCAGATCGTCGGACACGTCCCCCCGGGCGCTATGCTGATGTGGGCTGGCGCGATCGCTTGGCAGATCGGCTATGACACCACCTATGGCTATGTCGATGTAATGGACGACAAACGCCTGGGCCTGAAATCGACGGCGATCCTATTCGGCGCGCATGGTAAGGCCCTGATTGGGCTGTTCTATGGCTTGGCGGTGCTGGCGTGGTCGGTTGGCGGCTGGATGCTAGACATGTCCGGCCCTTATGCCATCGGGATGCTGGTGATCGCGGCACATCTCGGCTGGCAGGCATGGCGATTCCAGCTTGATCGTCCCGAAGTCAATTTCCGCCTGTTTCTAGCAAATATTCTTACTGGTGCGCTTCTGGCTACCGCCGCGCTTGCCGGAGCCATCTGAAGCCACGTTCACTCCGTCCCGCGAAATGGATTCGATTCCCGGCCTTTCCGATCTCGAGAGTACCCAGCGAAACATCTATGTCAGTTATTGTGGTCAGTGCCGCGTCGATCGCGCCTTAGACGCCGCCCGTTCCAGTATCTTGCGGTAGCCAGTCTTGGTCATCCACCGCGCGCGGGCAAGGTGGCTTTCCCAGCATGTCCGGGCTCGACCTGATGCCGATTTCGGATCGCGGTGCAAAACGATGCGAGCCGCCTCTGTCCAGTCGGCTCCATCCATCTCAGCATCGAGCAATCGCAGATACGTGACGAAGTGTCGTTCGTCGTAGACCGTGATCTCCGGTTCGCTGGGAGCGAGATCGTCGACATCGGGATCGAGTTCGGGGCGTATCCGCATCGGATGGCCCTCCTTTTGACAGTACAGCGGCCCGAAAGGAATAGTTCAACAGCTCTTCAATTTTGAGACAAACAGCTTGGTGAGCCACGGCTCTTTGCGGCAGCGGGCTGGAATTCATCGTTTGGCCGAGCGGATCCATAGCACGTTTCAGCACGAATCGGAATGATCGTTCCTGGAACGATCATTCCGATACAGGCCCTCATATCGCCATGGATCTCAAGGAGGTTATGGCGGTCAATCTGCGTCGGCTGCGCCATGACAAGCAAATGACGCAGGAAGAGCTTGCTGACCAGTCCGGCCTGAGCGCGCGCTATATCGGCGCGATCGAGCGCGCCGACGTTTCCGCCAGCGTCACGGTTCTTGGGCAGATTGCTGAGGCGCTTGGGATTGAGCCGGGCGAGCTTCTGAAGGAATTAGCCAGATCGCGCTGATTTGCTTATCTCGGTGGCGAGATCGAGCAGATTCCTGAGGGCCGGATCGCGATTATGCGGCGACCAGACCGCGCTGAATCTGGCCCGGTCCGGCTCGTCGGCGATAGGTCGGAACAGGACACCAGGAAACGGGACGTGAGACGCGGCTTCGCTCGTCAGCGTGATCCCCTCGCCATCTGCAACCATGTGCATCAGCGTGTCTCGACCGACATCGCACCGACGAATGCGTGGCGACTTCTCTCGCTCGACGAGTCTGCGAACGATATGGTCCTGGACTTGCGGACCGGCGCCGCTTTGTCGGACCAGGAAAGTTTCTGCGGCAAGGTCGCGCCACGTGAGACGCTTCATGCACGCCAATGGATGGCCCTGCGACAGCACGGCCATCAAGGCTTCCGACCATAGCTGTCGTGAATGGCAGTCGGGCACGTCCACGGCCCCAACCACGAAGGCGATGTCCAACTTGGCCTCGCGGACCTGACGAATAATCTCGTCGGTGCGTCCCTCGAAGATAGCGAGTTCAATTTCCGGACGTTCTTCCCGATGCCGACGGCGCAGATCGGCCAGGAACCCCGAACCGATCGAAGACAAGAGCCCGATCGACAGGCGACCAACCGCGCCGTTCATGACCGCCCCTGCGGTCTTGATCGCAAGATCAAGGTGGCCAATTCCAGCGGCGACCTCGGTAGTGAAATTGCGCCCAGCGTCGGTCAGACGGACGCCACGGTGGCGGCGCTCGAACAGAACGACACCAAGATCCTCCTCCAATGCCTTGATCCTGGTGCTCACGCTCGACTGACTGACGCCGAGGGCATTCGCAGCGTGGCGGAAGTTGAGATATTCGGCAACGGCAAGCGTCTGAATGAGTGACGCGAGAGGAATGCGTGACCCTAGCGAGATCGGCATTCCCCATTGGCGGTCAATCATTGGTGCTGTATGCCGCCGTCGTCGCATGGGTTCCAACCGCGCCGTTAATCGTTGTGAACTACGCCCCTGTCGGAGACCAGAATCCGGTGAACCGCTTGTCCCAGGCGGCTGCGTGCAAGGATGCGACAAGCCGACGATTAGAGGCCGGTCGGAAGGCGAAGTAAGAGCCGTGTTGCACGATCAACGACCGACTTCCTAACCGGGCAAAGCGACGACAAACAGCACAGGCGATGCCAACACCGAGCAACGATAGGAGATAACGCTTATCGTGATCATCTGCCTTCAACAATGTCCGCTGCTATGGCGCGGGCTTCGTCAACCGTAAAGTGGCCGGAGATTTCGCCAGCCCCTCCGTCGATCCCAGCGCGAATAGTCAGCACGGACATCACCCGTCCATCCACCAGCATAGCCAAGCGGTGACCGATGTTGTTGCGCGTGACCACCGCCAGCCGGCTGGCCCCCTCCGGTGTGAGGCGGAATCTGACGACAGGCCCGCCTTGCTGATTTACGATTGCTTCCGCATCGACGACCATA encodes the following:
- a CDS encoding LysR family transcriptional regulator — encoded protein: MIDRQWGMPISLGSRIPLASLIQTLAVAEYLNFRHAANALGVSQSSVSTRIKALEEDLGVVLFERRHRGVRLTDAGRNFTTEVAAGIGHLDLAIKTAGAVMNGAVGRLSIGLLSSIGSGFLADLRRRHREERPEIELAIFEGRTDEIIRQVREAKLDIAFVVGAVDVPDCHSRQLWSEALMAVLSQGHPLACMKRLTWRDLAAETFLVRQSGAGPQVQDHIVRRLVEREKSPRIRRCDVGRDTLMHMVADGEGITLTSEAASHVPFPGVLFRPIADEPDRARFSAVWSPHNRDPALRNLLDLATEISKSARSG
- the ubiA gene encoding 4-hydroxybenzoate octaprenyltransferase, encoding MTTVSRPDLTDIHRGDWVDRLLPQVMRPYTRLARLDRPVGIWLTLFPCWAALFQATHGLPDIRDLLVFTLGAFLMRSAGSTINDMADRNFDGHVERTRFRPLAKGEISLIRAMVFLAVELTLAATLLVFLTPFASLLAIGVLPLVALYPFCKRFTHWPQAVLGAAFNWGMLVAWAQIVGHVPPGAMLMWAGAIAWQIGYDTTYGYVDVMDDKRLGLKSTAILFGAHGKALIGLFYGLAVLAWSVGGWMLDMSGPYAIGMLVIAAHLGWQAWRFQLDRPEVNFRLFLANILTGALLATAALAGAI
- a CDS encoding DNA -binding domain-containing protein; protein product: MRIRPELDPDVDDLAPSEPEITVYDERHFVTYLRLLDAEMDGADWTEAARIVLHRDPKSASGRARTCWESHLARARWMTKTGYRKILERAASKARSTRH
- a CDS encoding helix-turn-helix domain-containing protein, producing the protein MDLKEVMAVNLRRLRHDKQMTQEELADQSGLSARYIGAIERADVSASVTVLGQIAEALGIEPGELLKELARSR